A genome region from Nodosilinea sp. FACHB-141 includes the following:
- a CDS encoding SDR family oxidoreductase encodes MSINHLGLLGLVAIALLTIVLWLGRRWREQQYDLRGKTILITGGSRGLGLVMARQLVAAGARLAICARDEAELERAKTELVQQGGEILTLICDVTHQTQVEQMVQQVNEHFGAIDILINNAGTDIVGPLENLTMQDYDDLMQLHFWAPLYTTQAVLPGMRDRRAGRIVNISSVGGKVASPHMVAYCASKFALTGLSAGLHIELAQAGIVVTTVCPGLIYTGVNDHALFKGQRSKEYTWFSISESLPIISASPEKVARTAIAGMRRGAAEVVVPLPILLMARFYGLFPGFMTSLLSWGSRLLPGPIAGGEKRAFGRDSHSLWAPSWLTYLSDRAARRNNELPVQEPKSAPEAEPVGSREQ; translated from the coding sequence ATGTCGATTAACCATTTGGGATTGCTGGGCTTGGTCGCGATCGCCCTGCTAACGATCGTTCTCTGGCTAGGTCGCCGGTGGCGCGAACAGCAGTATGACCTGCGCGGCAAGACCATTTTGATCACCGGGGGCTCCCGGGGGCTGGGTCTGGTCATGGCCCGCCAGCTGGTAGCGGCCGGGGCTCGACTGGCCATTTGTGCGCGGGATGAAGCTGAACTAGAGCGGGCAAAAACCGAACTGGTGCAGCAGGGCGGGGAGATTTTGACTCTGATCTGTGATGTCACTCACCAGACCCAGGTCGAGCAGATGGTGCAGCAGGTCAACGAGCACTTTGGGGCGATCGACATTCTGATCAACAACGCGGGCACTGACATCGTGGGGCCGTTAGAAAATCTGACCATGCAGGACTACGACGATCTGATGCAACTCCATTTCTGGGCACCGCTCTACACCACCCAAGCGGTGCTGCCGGGGATGCGCGATCGCAGAGCTGGTCGCATCGTCAATATTTCGTCTGTCGGAGGCAAAGTGGCGTCGCCGCACATGGTGGCCTACTGCGCCAGCAAGTTTGCCTTAACGGGGTTGTCGGCTGGCCTGCACATCGAACTGGCCCAAGCCGGCATTGTCGTCACTACGGTCTGTCCCGGTTTGATCTATACGGGCGTTAACGATCACGCCCTGTTTAAAGGACAGCGCAGCAAAGAGTACACCTGGTTCAGCATTAGCGAGTCGCTACCGATCATCTCTGCCAGCCCAGAAAAGGTAGCTCGAACTGCCATTGCCGGAATGCGTCGGGGGGCAGCCGAAGTGGTGGTGCCGCTGCCAATTCTGCTCATGGCCCGGTTCTACGGCCTGTTTCCAGGGTTCATGACTAGTTTGCTGAGCTGGGGAAGTAGGCTGCTGCCGGGACCCATTGCAGGCGGTGAAAAGCGGGCCTTTGGCCGAGACAGCCACTCGCTTTGGGCACCATCCTGGCTGACCTATCTAAGCGATCGCGCCGCGCGGCGCAACAATGAACTGCCCGTCCAGGAGCCGAAGTCGGCCCCCGAGGCCGAACCAGTGGGTAGCAGGGAGCAATAG
- the psb29 gene encoding photosystem II biogenesis protein Psp29: protein MNNAPVRTVSDAKRDFYTHHTRPINSIYRRVVDELMVEMHLLSVNVDFAYDPIYALGIVTTFDRFMVGYEPESDKATIFNALCRSINSTPEHYRGDAEAVRSSVNGMSLDDLKGQFEHLGDGGDGLRGTLASVANREKFKYSRPFGIGLYTLVEAVTPAEDLKDKAVVETLFKDLAGKLNISNDKLLKDVELYRSNMEKFAQAQEVMKDMLAADRKKREDRKKAAEAEAAGIVEPVATVPDAGESGSAE, encoded by the coding sequence GTGAACAACGCACCCGTACGCACGGTATCTGACGCCAAGCGCGACTTTTATACCCACCACACTCGCCCTATTAACTCTATCTACCGGCGCGTGGTAGACGAGCTGATGGTAGAGATGCACCTGCTCTCCGTCAACGTTGACTTTGCCTACGACCCCATCTATGCACTGGGCATCGTCACTACCTTCGATCGCTTTATGGTCGGTTACGAGCCCGAGAGCGACAAAGCTACCATCTTCAACGCCCTGTGCCGCTCCATCAACAGCACCCCCGAGCACTATCGCGGCGATGCTGAGGCCGTAAGGTCCTCCGTCAACGGCATGTCCTTAGACGATCTGAAGGGGCAGTTTGAGCACCTCGGCGATGGCGGCGATGGCCTGCGCGGCACCTTGGCTTCGGTCGCCAACCGAGAAAAATTCAAGTACAGCCGCCCCTTTGGCATCGGGCTCTACACCCTGGTAGAAGCCGTAACCCCCGCCGAAGACCTCAAAGATAAAGCAGTCGTCGAGACCCTGTTTAAAGACCTGGCGGGCAAGCTCAATATCTCTAACGATAAGCTGCTAAAAGACGTCGAACTCTACCGCAGCAACATGGAGAAATTTGCCCAGGCCCAGGAAGTGATGAAAGACATGCTGGCCGCCGATCGCAAAAAGCGTGAAGACCGCAAAAAAGCTGCCGAAGCCGAAGCCGCAGGCATTGTCGAGCCCGTAGCCACTGTCCCCGACGCAGGCGAATCTGGATCGGCGGAGTAG
- a CDS encoding DUF58 domain-containing protein has product MKRFTQWLEHRWVNPAYVGWILLGLALFFFAAATNTLAGWLYVISGVMLALLLIAAVLPPRNLQGLVVTRSPIAPVTAGAPLDIELRARNTQRQSKGLFQIIDPVPSRLGAVATHAVGALPPGQSHTWRYAVPTTRRGVYRWSTIDLRTAAPLGLFWCRRTMPAPATAVVYPQVLPLKRCPLLDTVGQRQGQHWRYSPLAKADTQGVTRSLRPYRWGDPTRLIHWRTSARYGELRVRELESITTSREVLIALNTTARWNEESFEQAVVAAASLYNYALKQGFAAALWVPQADTLRDSARVMHALAEVNPDPGHDLRSVKSGASQKRESTWDEDSGQNRAIALPQVTTIWLTAAGAQTVSLAAGSRQLIWGNGDRNATSADILSTLQMDPSLPLEPQLQANLAAR; this is encoded by the coding sequence TTGAAACGGTTTACGCAGTGGCTAGAGCATCGCTGGGTTAACCCAGCCTATGTGGGTTGGATATTGCTGGGGCTGGCGCTGTTCTTTTTTGCGGCGGCCACTAATACCCTGGCGGGCTGGCTATACGTGATTAGCGGAGTGATGCTGGCGCTGCTGCTGATCGCGGCAGTGCTACCGCCTCGGAATTTGCAAGGACTTGTAGTGACGCGATCGCCCATTGCACCGGTCACCGCTGGGGCACCTTTGGATATTGAGCTGCGAGCTCGCAATACCCAGCGCCAGAGTAAAGGGCTGTTTCAGATTATCGACCCTGTGCCCTCGCGGCTGGGGGCGGTGGCGACACATGCCGTGGGCGCGCTGCCCCCAGGGCAAAGCCACACCTGGCGGTATGCAGTGCCAACCACGCGGCGGGGCGTCTACCGCTGGTCAACGATAGATCTGCGCACAGCTGCTCCCCTAGGTTTGTTCTGGTGTCGGCGCACAATGCCCGCTCCTGCCACAGCTGTGGTCTATCCCCAGGTGTTGCCCTTGAAGCGCTGCCCTCTACTAGATACTGTCGGCCAGCGCCAGGGTCAGCACTGGCGCTACAGCCCGCTAGCCAAAGCTGATACCCAGGGAGTAACGCGATCGCTGCGCCCCTACCGCTGGGGTGACCCAACCCGGCTGATCCACTGGCGCACCAGCGCCCGCTACGGCGAACTGCGGGTGCGTGAGCTAGAAAGCATAACCACCAGTCGAGAAGTTTTGATTGCCCTCAACACCACCGCGCGTTGGAATGAGGAGAGCTTTGAGCAGGCAGTAGTAGCGGCAGCGTCGCTCTATAACTACGCCTTGAAGCAGGGGTTTGCCGCAGCCTTATGGGTTCCACAAGCAGACACCCTGAGAGACTCAGCCCGAGTGATGCACGCTCTGGCTGAAGTGAATCCTGATCCAGGCCACGATCTGCGAAGCGTAAAGTCTGGGGCATCCCAGAAGCGGGAGTCGACCTGGGACGAGGATTCAGGCCAGAATCGCGCTATTGCTCTGCCTCAAGTAACAACAATTTGGCTCACCGCTGCTGGAGCCCAAACCGTCAGCCTCGCTGCTGGCAGTCGACAATTGATTTGGGGCAACGGCGATCGCAACGCTACCTCGGCGGATATACTAAGCACGCTCCAGATGGATCCAAGTCTTCCCCTGGAACCGCAGCTACAGGCCAATTTAGCGGCTAGATGA
- a CDS encoding LysR family transcriptional regulator: MNLNKIKLSQLRALVTIAECGNFSEAALKLDVTQSTISHAIATLEDELGVTLLKRGRHGARLTSVGDRVTAHARDVLSLLDTIGSEANQARGVQGGNLRIASFRSVATHVLPGAIARLHRRYPTIAISVHEMDEVHQLKQALFKGEVDICVAETIVDDDVETLHIFDDDYVALLPPGYCPKTGKLTVDDMRQMPIIGSSHSSCGLRIRTVLGAQEHPLEIAYCIRHDSSMVAMVQQGLGIAILPRLAAEPVPPDVQIVSMPFPISRPIGATILKDALHTPALYAFLDALREVGEFSRIKAV, encoded by the coding sequence ATGAACCTCAACAAAATCAAGCTGTCACAACTGCGGGCACTGGTGACGATCGCCGAGTGCGGCAACTTCAGCGAAGCGGCCCTCAAGCTCGATGTCACCCAGTCCACTATTAGCCACGCCATTGCCACCCTAGAAGACGAGCTGGGCGTCACTCTTCTGAAGCGGGGCCGCCATGGGGCACGACTGACGAGCGTGGGCGATCGCGTTACCGCCCACGCCCGCGATGTGCTGAGCCTGCTCGACACCATTGGCAGCGAGGCCAACCAGGCCCGGGGCGTACAGGGGGGCAATTTGCGCATTGCCTCTTTTCGCAGCGTTGCGACTCATGTGCTGCCCGGGGCGATCGCCCGATTGCACCGCCGCTACCCCACCATCGCCATCAGCGTCCACGAAATGGATGAAGTGCACCAGCTGAAGCAGGCGCTGTTTAAGGGCGAAGTTGACATCTGCGTTGCTGAAACCATCGTTGACGACGATGTTGAAACCCTGCACATCTTTGACGACGACTACGTGGCCCTGCTGCCCCCCGGCTATTGCCCCAAAACCGGAAAGCTTACCGTCGATGACATGCGCCAAATGCCGATCATTGGCTCTAGCCACAGCAGCTGTGGCCTGCGCATTCGCACCGTGCTGGGTGCCCAAGAGCATCCTTTAGAAATTGCCTACTGCATTCGCCACGACTCGTCGATGGTGGCCATGGTGCAGCAGGGCTTGGGCATTGCCATTTTGCCCCGCCTTGCCGCCGAGCCGGTGCCCCCTGATGTGCAGATTGTCTCTATGCCCTTCCCAATTTCTCGGCCGATAGGAGCCACCATCTTGAAAGACGCCCTGCACACCCCTGCGCTCTATGCCTTTTTAGACGCCCTGCGGGAAGTGGGCGAATTTAGCCGCATCAAAGCTGTTTAG
- the gatB gene encoding Asp-tRNA(Asn)/Glu-tRNA(Gln) amidotransferase subunit GatB, with translation MTTAAPAKTQPAKTQYEAIIGLETHCQLCTETKIFSPASTAFGADPNTYIDPIVVGMPGVLPVLNQRVLEYAVKAGLALNCQIAPYSKFDRKQYFYPDLPKNYQISQYDLPIAEHGWLEIELIDKKTKEATRKRIGITRLHMEEDAGKLVHAGSDRLAGSTYSLVDYNRAGVPLIEIVSEPDIRTGQEAAEYAQELRRIVRYLGISDGNMQEGSLRCDVNISVRPVGQEEFGTKVEIKNMNSFSAIQKAIEYEIDRQIKANQTGEKIIQETRLWDESSQRTKSMRSKEGSSDYRYFPEPDLPPIVVSAEQKEGWLAELPELPAQKRDRYESEFGLSPYDARVLSDERAITEYFEAAMAAGADPKLTANWITQDIAAYLNTERVSIDALPLTPVALAELVQLIAAGTISNKIGKDLLPELLTQGGSPKALVEARGLSQISDPAQIEAMIDEVLAAHPEELEAYRGGKKKLQGFFVGQLMKRSGGRVDPKLSNQLLSQKLNQ, from the coding sequence ATGACCACTGCGGCCCCCGCCAAAACTCAGCCCGCTAAAACTCAGTACGAAGCCATCATTGGCCTCGAAACCCACTGTCAGTTGTGCACCGAAACCAAAATCTTCTCCCCAGCCTCTACAGCCTTTGGGGCCGACCCTAACACCTACATCGATCCTATCGTGGTGGGCATGCCGGGAGTGCTGCCGGTGCTCAATCAGCGTGTGCTGGAGTATGCCGTCAAGGCTGGGTTAGCCCTAAATTGCCAGATCGCGCCCTACTCGAAGTTCGATCGCAAGCAGTATTTCTATCCCGACCTACCTAAGAACTACCAAATTTCTCAGTACGACCTGCCCATTGCCGAGCACGGCTGGCTTGAGATCGAGCTGATCGACAAAAAGACTAAGGAAGCCACTCGCAAGCGCATTGGCATCACCCGTCTGCACATGGAAGAAGATGCGGGCAAGCTGGTGCACGCGGGCAGCGATCGCCTGGCTGGCTCTACCTACTCCCTGGTTGATTACAACCGAGCCGGCGTTCCCCTGATCGAAATTGTTTCCGAGCCCGATATTCGCACCGGCCAAGAGGCTGCCGAATATGCCCAAGAGCTACGCCGCATTGTGCGCTACCTGGGCATTAGCGACGGCAACATGCAGGAGGGTTCTCTGCGTTGTGATGTCAACATCTCCGTGCGCCCAGTAGGCCAAGAGGAGTTTGGCACCAAGGTGGAGATCAAAAACATGAACTCCTTTAGCGCTATTCAAAAGGCGATCGAGTACGAAATCGATCGGCAGATTAAAGCCAACCAGACCGGCGAGAAAATCATCCAAGAAACTCGCCTGTGGGATGAAAGCAGCCAGCGTACAAAGAGCATGCGCTCCAAGGAAGGCTCTAGCGACTACCGCTACTTTCCTGAACCCGACCTGCCGCCCATTGTGGTGTCAGCAGAGCAAAAAGAGGGCTGGTTAGCGGAATTGCCCGAGCTACCGGCTCAAAAGCGCGATCGCTACGAGTCTGAGTTTGGCCTCTCTCCCTACGATGCCCGCGTGCTGAGCGACGAGCGCGCCATCACCGAATATTTTGAAGCGGCAATGGCGGCTGGTGCCGACCCCAAGCTCACCGCCAACTGGATCACCCAAGACATTGCCGCCTATCTCAACACCGAGCGAGTATCCATCGATGCACTGCCTCTGACCCCTGTTGCCCTAGCCGAGCTAGTGCAGCTGATCGCAGCGGGGACTATCAGCAACAAAATCGGCAAAGACTTGCTACCTGAGCTGCTGACCCAGGGCGGCTCTCCTAAAGCCCTAGTGGAAGCGCGAGGCCTCAGCCAGATTTCTGACCCTGCACAGATTGAGGCCATGATCGACGAAGTGTTGGCAGCCCATCCCGAAGAGCTAGAGGCCTATCGCGGCGGTAAGAAAAAGCTCCAAGGCTTCTTTGTGGGTCAGCTGATGAAGCGTAGCGGCGGCAGAGTAGATCCAAAGTTGAGCAATCAGCTGCTTAGCCAAAAACTAAATCAATGA
- a CDS encoding 4-hydroxybenzoate solanesyltransferase, translating to MHSSLATMASPSTRPEPSTLDAIIRLLRWDKPTGRLILMIPALWSVVLAAEGNPPLPLVGVIILGTLATSAAGCVVNDLWDRNIDPHVARTRTRPLAARDLSVQVGIGVLLVSLLCAYGLSLYLNALSFWLCVLAVPFILLYPLAKRVFPVPQLVLSLAWGFAVLIPWAAVTNNLDLPVWILWLAVVLWTLSFDTVYAIPDRDDDRRLGVNSAALFFGDYTPQFIGFCFFGAWLLLIWLGLLLFLAFPYWLGLAAALIMWSRQSYLLSRYKPPLNLYGQIFRQNVQLGFVLLIGMILGSLL from the coding sequence ATGCACTCATCGTTGGCGACTATGGCGAGTCCTTCCACCCGTCCCGAACCCTCTACCCTAGATGCCATTATTCGCCTGCTGCGCTGGGATAAGCCTACCGGGCGACTAATTTTGATGATTCCGGCCCTGTGGTCGGTGGTGCTGGCCGCCGAGGGTAACCCTCCCCTGCCTTTGGTTGGCGTCATTATTCTGGGCACCTTGGCTACTAGTGCCGCTGGCTGTGTCGTCAACGACCTGTGGGATCGCAACATTGATCCCCATGTCGCGCGCACCCGCACCCGCCCTCTTGCCGCCCGCGACTTGTCCGTGCAAGTGGGCATCGGGGTGCTGTTGGTGTCCCTCCTCTGCGCCTACGGCCTGTCGCTATATCTCAACGCCCTCAGCTTCTGGCTATGCGTGCTAGCTGTGCCGTTCATCTTGCTCTATCCCCTGGCAAAGCGCGTGTTTCCGGTGCCGCAGCTGGTGCTGTCTCTCGCTTGGGGGTTTGCGGTGCTGATTCCCTGGGCGGCAGTCACCAACAATCTAGACTTACCAGTCTGGATTCTCTGGCTGGCCGTGGTGCTGTGGACTCTAAGCTTCGATACCGTTTACGCCATCCCCGATCGCGACGACGATCGCCGCTTGGGCGTTAACTCCGCTGCCCTATTCTTTGGCGACTACACCCCCCAGTTCATCGGCTTCTGCTTCTTCGGCGCATGGCTGCTCTTGATTTGGCTAGGCCTGCTGCTGTTTCTAGCGTTTCCCTACTGGCTGGGGCTGGCCGCTGCGCTAATCATGTGGTCGCGCCAGTCTTACCTGCTCAGCCGCTACAAGCCACCGCTCAACCTCTACGGGCAGATTTTTAGGCAGAATGTCCAACTCGGCTTTGTTCTTCTCATCGGTATGATCCTAGGCTCTCTGCTGTAA
- a CDS encoding glycosyltransferase, which translates to MRHLYFLVPGTGKRFHCGGLFAELKTLKLAQQVCSAEVVTYDQREDDTLFLDDLLQQPNLDNSIFVVSWGFHIPRLVKRLRGYSVVYHAHSSGYGFTLPGDIPIITVSRNSMGYWGQKRPNGLVFYLPNHISPEFTNQQQSRDIDVLVQVRKSSDYLLNQLVPALESRCNLVTLTGFVDDLSILFNRSKIFLYDSAEYWALSRVSEGFGLPPMEAMACGCQVFTSVNGALADYLDPGFNCYKIGVHSTGYDCDRILAALQTPTPLAMTPTDLEPYRAPALLPRLEVILAEINHFFDYRAKHSGDISDLTKPRLARLWLQRTTAKVRKKLQGR; encoded by the coding sequence ATGCGTCACCTCTACTTTCTGGTTCCTGGCACCGGCAAGCGCTTCCACTGCGGAGGGCTGTTTGCTGAGCTCAAGACCCTCAAGCTAGCCCAGCAGGTCTGCTCCGCCGAGGTGGTCACCTACGACCAGCGCGAGGATGACACGCTGTTTTTGGATGACCTGCTCCAGCAGCCCAACCTCGACAACAGCATTTTTGTAGTTAGCTGGGGGTTCCACATTCCTCGGCTAGTCAAGCGGCTACGAGGCTACTCGGTGGTCTATCACGCCCACAGCAGCGGCTACGGGTTCACCCTCCCAGGGGATATTCCAATCATCACCGTCAGCCGCAACTCTATGGGCTACTGGGGGCAAAAGCGGCCCAACGGGCTAGTTTTTTATCTACCCAACCACATTTCACCTGAGTTCACCAATCAACAGCAGTCTAGGGATATTGACGTGTTGGTGCAGGTGCGCAAGTCGTCAGATTATCTGCTCAACCAGCTGGTTCCAGCCTTGGAGTCTCGCTGCAATCTGGTGACACTGACTGGGTTTGTCGACGATCTCTCGATTCTGTTTAACCGCAGCAAAATCTTTCTCTACGACTCGGCAGAATACTGGGCGCTGAGCCGGGTGAGCGAGGGGTTTGGCCTGCCCCCCATGGAGGCGATGGCCTGTGGTTGTCAGGTGTTCACTAGCGTCAACGGAGCGCTGGCCGATTACTTAGATCCGGGGTTTAACTGCTACAAAATTGGGGTGCATTCGACGGGGTACGACTGCGATCGCATCCTCGCGGCCCTGCAAACGCCCACTCCCCTAGCCATGACCCCCACAGACCTAGAACCCTACCGCGCCCCGGCTCTGCTGCCTCGGCTAGAGGTGATTCTGGCCGAAATCAACCACTTCTTCGACTATCGAGCCAAGCATTCTGGGGATATTTCTGACCTCACCAAACCTCGTCTAGCCCGCCTCTGGCTACAACGCACCACCGCCAAAGTTCGCAAAAAGCTCCAAGGCCGTTGA
- a CDS encoding RsmB/NOP family class I SAM-dependent RNA methyltransferase: MGEPTNLLLKLSRRLFAEERDRAAFVEALVNPQPFPTAVVWMQPRPEVVPFAIAPPLPWQPAWCDRLSGDQRPGQHALHQDGAYYCLDMASVFSAGVFSAIATPTESVLDLCAAPGGKSMLAWKALMPDHLWCNEVIRKRVRILISNLKRCGLTDALVFNLDPQTFAEQLSRTASVVVADAPCSGQSLLAKGDQALGCFHPVNIKKNASRQKRILASAAQTVAGGGYLAYMTCTFSPEENEQVVDWLIKKFPQFEAVDVPVLADHASPLAAFPCYRLWPQSGLGAGGFTALLRNKATSTEAINLDFLTAKGMQIYSVERSP, translated from the coding sequence ATGGGCGAACCGACTAACCTGCTGCTAAAACTGAGCCGTCGGCTATTTGCTGAGGAGCGCGATCGCGCTGCCTTTGTAGAGGCCCTAGTCAACCCTCAGCCGTTTCCCACCGCCGTTGTGTGGATGCAACCCCGGCCAGAGGTGGTGCCCTTTGCGATCGCACCACCCCTACCCTGGCAGCCCGCCTGGTGCGATCGCCTCAGCGGGGATCAGCGCCCTGGTCAGCACGCTCTTCACCAAGATGGAGCCTACTATTGCTTAGATATGGCTTCGGTATTCTCGGCAGGGGTGTTTAGCGCAATCGCCACCCCAACAGAGTCAGTGCTCGATCTCTGCGCCGCCCCAGGGGGGAAGAGCATGCTGGCTTGGAAAGCCTTAATGCCCGATCATCTCTGGTGCAACGAAGTCATTCGCAAGCGGGTCAGAATCTTGATTTCTAATCTCAAACGCTGCGGGTTGACAGACGCGCTGGTGTTTAACCTCGACCCTCAAACCTTTGCCGAACAACTCTCTCGCACCGCCTCAGTAGTGGTGGCCGATGCTCCGTGCAGCGGCCAGTCACTCCTAGCCAAAGGCGATCAGGCCCTAGGCTGTTTTCACCCCGTCAACATCAAGAAAAACGCCAGTCGCCAAAAGCGAATTTTGGCCAGTGCTGCCCAAACCGTGGCAGGTGGCGGCTACCTAGCCTACATGACCTGCACCTTCTCCCCTGAAGAGAACGAGCAGGTCGTGGACTGGCTGATCAAAAAGTTTCCTCAGTTTGAGGCAGTAGACGTCCCCGTTTTGGCTGACCATGCCTCACCCCTGGCCGCCTTTCCCTGCTATCGCCTTTGGCCCCAGTCGGGGTTAGGGGCAGGTGGCTTCACAGCTTTGCTGCGCAACAAAGCAACCTCAACAGAGGCTATCAATCTGGACTTTCTAACCGCCAAGGGCATGCAAATCTACAGCGTAGAGCGATCGCCTTAA
- a CDS encoding DMT family transporter, giving the protein MRKINLAELLLLAALWGGSFLFMRVAVPVLGPLWLIEIRVVLAGCALLPVVVHLNLWPELRQRWRALLVIGSINSAIPFVLLAFASLSLPAGLTSTLNSTAPLFGTVVAAVWLQEALTLTRWIGFGLGFVGVVILVGWQPIMATPGFGWAVAAGLVAAFMYAIAAPYIRQNLAGVSPWTITAGSLWGAALALLPALPFTVPHQLPTPTVVAAVVALALLSTACAYLLYFRLIQNVGSTKALTVGYLIPMFAVLWGAVLLAEPVTESMAVGGSLILPGTAIANDLFNPGQKRAQTPQREV; this is encoded by the coding sequence ATGCGAAAAATCAATCTTGCCGAGCTTTTGCTGCTGGCGGCACTGTGGGGTGGCTCGTTTCTGTTTATGCGAGTGGCGGTGCCGGTGTTGGGTCCGCTATGGCTGATCGAGATTCGCGTAGTGCTGGCCGGTTGTGCCTTGCTGCCGGTGGTCGTACACCTCAATCTGTGGCCAGAACTGCGCCAACGCTGGCGAGCCCTTCTGGTGATAGGCAGCATTAATTCTGCGATCCCCTTTGTGCTGCTGGCCTTTGCTTCCCTGTCGCTACCAGCTGGGTTAACCTCCACTTTAAATAGCACAGCGCCGTTGTTTGGCACGGTTGTGGCCGCGGTTTGGCTCCAGGAAGCCCTTACCCTCACCCGGTGGATTGGCTTCGGGCTGGGCTTTGTTGGGGTCGTGATTTTGGTAGGTTGGCAACCGATTATGGCGACGCCAGGGTTTGGATGGGCGGTGGCGGCAGGGTTAGTTGCGGCTTTTATGTATGCGATCGCAGCTCCCTACATCCGGCAAAATTTGGCTGGAGTCTCGCCCTGGACCATCACCGCCGGTAGTTTATGGGGAGCCGCCCTGGCTTTGCTACCGGCCCTACCCTTTACCGTGCCGCACCAACTGCCTACGCCAACCGTTGTCGCTGCGGTGGTGGCTCTGGCGCTGCTTTCTACAGCCTGCGCCTATCTACTCTACTTTCGGCTGATTCAAAACGTTGGCTCTACCAAGGCATTAACTGTGGGGTATCTAATTCCCATGTTTGCCGTGCTTTGGGGTGCTGTGCTGCTAGCAGAGCCCGTTACCGAATCGATGGCGGTGGGGGGCAGCTTGATTTTGCCGGGCACCGCGATCGCCAACGACCTGTTCAACCCCGGACAAAAAAGAGCCCAGACTCCACAGAGAGAAGTCTAG
- a CDS encoding methylated-DNA--[protein]-cysteine S-methyltransferase, whose translation MAAKPMNPVVEPATYDNETYRQIAEAIAFLRQHHLDQPDLAAVARHVHLSEYHFQRLFTRWAGISPKRFLQNLTVDYAKAKIAETKSLMDLTGDVGLSSPSRLHDLFVSLEAVSPGEFKSGGAGLKICYGIHATPFGLCLLAKTARGICNLHFLETPDQAMAEHLLQAEWPRATLVDDQPGTAEECHRIFTPDPDRPLALAVKGTNFQIQVWRALLQIPPGGLTTYQGLAEAIGRPTAARAVGNAIGQNPVGYLIPCHRVIRASGEWGGYRWGPARKTLLLGWEAGQTQAFPQEA comes from the coding sequence ATGGCTGCGAAACCCATGAATCCTGTGGTGGAACCTGCAACCTACGACAATGAAACCTACAGGCAGATAGCTGAGGCGATCGCATTTCTGCGCCAGCACCATCTCGACCAGCCCGATCTGGCCGCCGTAGCCCGCCATGTGCACCTCAGCGAATACCACTTTCAGCGCCTGTTTACTCGATGGGCGGGCATTAGCCCAAAGCGGTTTTTGCAGAACCTGACGGTGGACTATGCCAAGGCCAAGATTGCTGAAACCAAAAGCCTGATGGATCTGACTGGGGATGTGGGTCTGTCAAGTCCAAGCCGTTTGCACGATCTGTTTGTCAGCCTAGAGGCCGTGTCGCCGGGTGAGTTTAAGTCCGGAGGGGCGGGCCTGAAAATTTGCTACGGCATCCACGCTACTCCGTTTGGGCTGTGTTTGCTAGCCAAGACCGCACGGGGCATCTGCAATCTGCACTTTTTAGAGACACCAGATCAGGCGATGGCGGAGCATCTATTGCAGGCGGAGTGGCCCAGAGCAACCCTGGTGGACGACCAGCCTGGAACGGCGGAAGAGTGCCATCGCATCTTCACCCCAGACCCCGATCGCCCTTTAGCGCTCGCAGTCAAAGGCACCAACTTTCAGATTCAGGTGTGGCGGGCGCTTTTGCAGATTCCTCCAGGTGGGCTAACGACATACCAGGGCTTGGCAGAGGCGATCGGTCGGCCTACAGCGGCGCGAGCGGTGGGCAATGCCATTGGACAGAACCCGGTAGGGTATCTCATTCCCTGTCACCGGGTGATTCGAGCCTCGGGTGAGTGGGGTGGCTACCGCTGGGGGCCAGCGCGCAAGACGTTGCTGTTGGGCTGGGAAGCGGGACAGACCCAGGCCTTCCCCCAGGAGGCGTAA